The following coding sequences lie in one Micromonospora sp. R77 genomic window:
- a CDS encoding putative quinol monooxygenase: MTVRTVLAMRTRPGCEARFEAEWLSAAEKIRTLDGCLHQDLVRDADDPRSYLIISDWADRDRLDAFGRSEHRDQLLRVVRELRESAQRHTYQVLHSVRGEREDAR, translated from the coding sequence ATGACGGTCCGGACCGTGCTGGCGATGCGGACCCGCCCCGGCTGCGAGGCGCGTTTCGAGGCGGAGTGGCTGTCGGCGGCCGAGAAGATCCGCACCCTGGACGGCTGCCTGCACCAGGACCTGGTCCGGGACGCCGACGACCCGCGCAGCTATCTGATCATCAGCGACTGGGCGGACCGCGACCGGCTGGACGCGTTCGGCCGCAGCGAGCACCGGGACCAGCTGCTGCGCGTGGTGCGGGAGCTGCGCGAGTCGGCGCAGCGGCACACCTACCAGGTGCTGCACAGCGTACGGGGCGAGCGGGAGGACGCACGATGA
- a CDS encoding cytochrome P450, with product MTEQAVPASELYTDEFAADPYPTFARLRDDAPVCPVSSPRFDSYLITRMEDARAALTDPRLSKDLYGPGQHYLRIFGPNSEGLNRNMLNSDPPEHTRLRRIVSQAFAPRRIEALRPRVAQIVDDLLDKIVPQGQAELMRDFAIPLPMRVIGELLGIPVADHDEVLDWTQVIRTSGSSGRPPAEDRAAVQEAQLRLHHYFVDLVRAKRAQPADDLISALIVASDQDGRLSGAELVTTSFLLLFAGHQTTADFIGNAVVALLTHPDQLDLLRTRPELLPSAIEELLRFDGPLPVASPRIATEDVDYQGVRIPRGSIVGVVINAANHDPAHFAEPDRLDLCRERGPHLGFGYGVHYCLGVSLARMEAQLGIGALLRRLPGLRLGTPVAQLRRLPAASPFRGLLELPVRFTA from the coding sequence ATGACCGAGCAGGCCGTACCGGCGTCGGAGCTCTACACCGACGAGTTCGCCGCCGACCCCTATCCGACCTTCGCCCGGCTGCGGGACGACGCCCCGGTGTGCCCGGTCAGCTCGCCGCGGTTCGACTCCTATCTGATCACCCGGATGGAGGACGCCCGGGCGGCGCTGACCGATCCCCGGCTCTCCAAGGACCTCTACGGGCCGGGCCAGCACTACCTGCGGATCTTCGGGCCGAACTCGGAGGGCCTGAACCGGAACATGCTCAACTCCGACCCGCCGGAGCACACCCGGCTGCGCCGGATCGTGTCCCAGGCGTTCGCGCCGCGCCGGATCGAGGCGCTGCGGCCCCGGGTGGCGCAGATCGTGGACGACCTGCTCGACAAGATCGTCCCGCAGGGGCAGGCCGAACTGATGCGCGACTTCGCCATCCCGCTGCCGATGCGGGTCATCGGCGAGCTGCTCGGGATCCCGGTGGCCGACCACGACGAGGTCCTCGACTGGACCCAGGTGATCCGGACGTCCGGGTCGTCCGGCCGCCCTCCGGCCGAGGACCGGGCGGCGGTGCAGGAGGCCCAGTTACGGCTGCACCACTACTTCGTCGACCTGGTCCGGGCCAAGCGGGCGCAGCCCGCCGACGACCTGATCAGCGCCCTGATCGTCGCCTCCGACCAGGACGGGCGGCTCTCCGGGGCGGAGCTGGTCACCACCTCGTTCCTGCTGCTCTTCGCCGGGCACCAGACCACCGCGGACTTCATCGGCAACGCGGTGGTGGCCCTGCTGACCCATCCCGACCAGCTGGACCTGCTGCGCACCCGGCCGGAACTGCTCCCGTCGGCGATCGAGGAACTGCTGCGGTTCGACGGCCCGCTGCCGGTGGCCAGCCCGCGGATCGCCACCGAGGACGTCGACTACCAGGGCGTCCGCATCCCGCGCGGGTCGATCGTCGGGGTGGTGATCAACGCGGCGAACCACGACCCGGCGCACTTCGCCGAGCCGGACCGGCTGGACCTGTGCCGGGAGCGCGGCCCGCACCTCGGTTTCGGCTACGGCGTCCACTACTGCCTGGGGGTCTCGCTGGCCCGGATGGAGGCCCAGCTCGGCATCGGGGCGCTGCTGCGCCGGCTGCCGGGGCTGCGGCTCGGGACGCCGGTCGCGCAGCTGCGCCGACTGCCGGCCGCGTCGCCGTTCCGGGGCCTGCTGGAGCTTCCGGTCCGGTTCACCGCCTGA
- a CDS encoding TcmI family type II polyketide cyclase, whose protein sequence is MVFRNVIVCHMVPGSDGIVGDVFAHYDRATRPQDLGVIGRRLLTLHDLYIHVIERRQDPKVSGQTRGLPAFQKIAEAIGPYVTPYPRNWQNPSDSVAKEFYRWEPETGGPPPEAGRNLTVIVQRLKPGAEADIARIFAESDAGPLPTRLGVTGRWLYSIDDVFVHLLERTDAAFTEGSGGDHEQPAFARIMAELSPFVSPYDPESWRGPDDAVAREFYRWQAED, encoded by the coding sequence ATGGTCTTCCGGAACGTCATCGTCTGTCACATGGTCCCCGGCAGTGACGGCATCGTCGGCGACGTCTTCGCCCACTACGACCGGGCGACCCGCCCACAGGACCTCGGCGTGATCGGCCGCCGGCTGCTGACGTTGCACGACCTCTACATCCACGTGATCGAGCGCCGGCAGGACCCGAAGGTGTCCGGGCAGACCCGCGGGCTGCCCGCGTTCCAGAAGATCGCCGAGGCCATCGGCCCGTACGTGACGCCGTACCCGCGCAACTGGCAGAACCCCTCCGACTCGGTCGCCAAGGAGTTCTACCGGTGGGAGCCGGAGACCGGCGGGCCGCCGCCGGAGGCCGGCCGGAACCTCACCGTGATCGTGCAGCGCCTCAAGCCCGGCGCGGAGGCCGACATCGCCCGCATCTTCGCCGAGTCCGACGCCGGGCCGCTGCCGACCCGGCTGGGCGTCACCGGCCGGTGGCTGTACTCGATCGACGACGTCTTCGTGCACCTGCTGGAACGCACCGACGCGGCGTTCACCGAGGGCTCGGGCGGCGACCACGAGCAGCCGGCCTTCGCCCGGATCATGGCGGAGCTCAGTCCCTTCGTCAGCCCGTACGACCCGGAGAGCTGGCGGGGGCCGGACGACGCGGTGGCCCGCGAGTTCTACCGCTGGCAGGCCGAGGACTGA